GATGCACCGCGCAATATTGAAGATGGAGAAATGGACTGGGAAATTGCCGCCGATAGTCCGGGCCCCGATGAAGATATGGCTACCCGTGAATTTTATAGCCATCTTCGAGATGCCATTGCTGATTTACCCGAAGTTTTTCGGACAACGATTGTTTTGCGAGAAATTGAAGGATTAGCTTATGAAGAAATAGCTGAAATTACAGGAGTTTCCCTGGGAACGGTAAAATCAAGAATTGCCAGAGCTCGTCAACGGTTACAAGCCGATTTACAAGTTTATCTGAATCCGTAAAAAATTGGCGTGAGGGGGTGCAATTGGTGGATTTTACCGATACAATAGTTATATAGGTTTCAAGCCCTATTTTTCATGACTTTTCCCCCAACTATAAGCTGAATTGAGTTTGTCTAATTTCATGTCGAATTTCATACTTGGTGAATGGGGGTGTTCCGATGAAGCACAATTTTGAGCCAGAACCACAAATTAACTCAACCCTCCAGGGGCATCTACTTGACCCTCAACAGTTTCAATTACTGAGTGCCTACGTTGATGGAGAAACGACGGTTTCAGAACGCCGTCAAGTTCAAGCTTGGCTAGATCATGACCCTCAAATTAAAGCAGTTTATTTACAACTGCTGCAACTTCGTTCTCGCTTACAAGCCGCACCTGTTCCCGCCTCCCATTCCTCGGTGCAACAACTCGCTAACCGTGTTTTCCAACGCCTAAATCAAAGAACTCGTGTTATAATATCTTGGGGGGGAACTGCGATCGCTGCATTATTAGTGATGACGGTTTCTGGCAATTTGGGGCGAGTGGCAATGGTGGCTCAATCTCAAAATTTGAATGATTCAGAACCCTTACAAATAGCCTTGAATGAACCTCTAATTCCCATTGTTAATCCGAATGCAGTTAGTATTAGTGTAGATCAACCGATTATTCCAATTCCGAAAGCTGCTGTTTCTACACCAACTGATTAAGCCGTTTGTTTTTGTTAATTAAAATAATAGAACTCTAGGGATACAAAATTACTGTGTCCCTAGAGTTTTTTTAACACTTAATCTCGATTTTTCCAACATCCATCAGGAATCAAAACCCCTGAATAAACCTGAACTTTTGTCATGTCCATCAGATAAGCCCAAACTAAGCCCAAGGGTTGATGATTGAGATCGAATACGGGAATTTGTTGGCGCTGATATTCATTTTCTTCCGGGGGACGGTGGGGTTGATAATCTTCCAATTGATCTAAATCTATAAAAATATTGGGGTCTGAAAAAGATAAAATCACTCCCTGCACAATGCCATCCCCAGCAACCAACCCTGGATACCCTAAAGATAAATCATAGAGTTTTCCCTGAACTACAGCAGGACGCTGGGCGATGACCCGTCCCTGACAATAGCGCAGATAATTGCTTTCCCCCGGTTTGAGCGTACCATATACAAATACATGAATGAGATTTGTCATCGTTTGGCTATCCTGTCTGGATTTGAGAAAGTTGTTAAAACTTTTTGTTAACATGATTAATAGCTGATCATCTTAACCCTTGAGATGAAGGCGATGATGGGTTCGGGTTGAGTTTGTTTTTTACTTCTGAATTTATTCATGCTGATAGCCGTTAATTTAATCGATTTTTCAGTTCATACCTTACCGTTAAGTGCGTTTTTCCCGGAATTTCCCCTGTTTGACGGTATTTTTTCCACCCAGGGCGTGATGGTGATGTTGCTGGCTGCTTATGCGGTTGCGATGTGGATGTTTTTAACCAGTGCTCCTAAAGTTCATACCATTATGGTTTCGGATTTGAATGTGGCCAAGGATTTTTATGAAGGTTTATTAGGATTGTCTGTAGCAGATGTTCCTTTGCATTATTACTATAACTATGAACAAACTTTAGGAGCAACGGGAATTGATCCGCTTTATCTGTCTACCCCTGTGGGGAGTGCGGCGACTAAAATGCAGGGGACTGAGGGACTATGGTATCAACTGATGAAAAACACTCAGTTACATATTATTGGGGGTGCGAGTTATGGGTCTAAAGATCAAGAACGTCATGTTTGTTTTGATCGAGATTGTTTAGAACAAATTTTAATGCGGGTACAATTGCGAGGGGTAAAACATAAAATTCGCAGCGAAAGACCGTTAAATTTTTTAGTTAAAGATTTAGATAATCGGGTTATTGAGATGACGGAAGTTAAGAGTTAGAGGAGGGGACGGGGGGACGGGGGGACTAGGGGACTAGGGGACTAGGGGACTAGGGGATGAGGGGATGAGGGGATGAGGGGATGAGGGGACAGGGGGGGAGGGATGAGTTTTGAATTTGGGTATATTTAATATTAACAAAAATTCTAATTAGGGAAATGGTAAAAAAGAGTTTATTGGTGGCGGGAACGGATACAAATGTGGGTAAAACGGTATTAACCAGTGCGTTAATTTCCTATTGGCAAACTTATGATTTGTCGCGGAGTTTAGGGGTTTTTAAACCGATGCAAACGGGAATTGGAGATCGAGAATTTTATCACCAATATTTTGCTTTAAATCAATCGATTGATGAGATTAATCCTTTACACTTTGAAG
This genomic stretch from Planktothrix sp. FACHB-1365 harbors:
- a CDS encoding VOC family protein, which produces MLIAVNLIDFSVHTLPLSAFFPEFPLFDGIFSTQGVMVMLLAAYAVAMWMFLTSAPKVHTIMVSDLNVAKDFYEGLLGLSVADVPLHYYYNYEQTLGATGIDPLYLSTPVGSAATKMQGTEGLWYQLMKNTQLHIIGGASYGSKDQERHVCFDRDCLEQILMRVQLRGVKHKIRSERPLNFLVKDLDNRVIEMTEVKS
- a CDS encoding gamma-glutamylcyclotransferase, whose product is MTNLIHVFVYGTLKPGESNYLRYCQGRVIAQRPAVVQGKLYDLSLGYPGLVAGDGIVQGVILSFSDPNIFIDLDQLEDYQPHRPPEENEYQRQQIPVFDLNHQPLGLVWAYLMDMTKVQVYSGVLIPDGCWKNRD
- a CDS encoding anti-sigma factor produces the protein MKHNFEPEPQINSTLQGHLLDPQQFQLLSAYVDGETTVSERRQVQAWLDHDPQIKAVYLQLLQLRSRLQAAPVPASHSSVQQLANRVFQRLNQRTRVIISWGGTAIAALLVMTVSGNLGRVAMVAQSQNLNDSEPLQIALNEPLIPIVNPNAVSISVDQPIIPIPKAAVSTPTD